A region of Carassius auratus strain Wakin chromosome 41, ASM336829v1, whole genome shotgun sequence DNA encodes the following proteins:
- the LOC113060040 gene encoding hepatocyte growth factor activator-like translates to MPVFSPVLTRREFLLLLLICLVLLPLLQCAGSRKQAPGIDIYVSGQSNTVTQKVLTTDGKECKFPFRFGGVIYHQCISMNSHKAWCSLTHNFDRDQKWGFCSSQAQLFNGFLLPHRGSSLCRQKPCLNGGVCVTAAHLNSFDCVCPDGFTGALCENKKCYEPLHLKYYDIGDSWGRIYLRSVELCTCLSGGESCERARYTACSRNRCENDGVCRMIEATGEEVCGCTSGYSGQYCDIRPGEQCYGDSGSQYRGVVNVTVSGSSCLPWNSDLLFSELTLETVESAARRGLGEHPFCRNPDGDKQPWCYTMTERAVSWEYCDIKPCSRAALGRRRPVISVAPRPSRSPARTPACGKRQEKRVSRGRIMGGTSALPGAHPWMAALYIADEFCAGTLVSSCWILSAAHCFLRNPLKSQIRVVLGQHFFNDTGPNTRTFAVQDYILNPRYTQFEPTLNDIALVKLKKAEGRCALKTPFIRPICLPGKHMTFPDHSCCKISGWGHMHEKANSYSHLMEGVVKIIPFDQCSSPDVYGSEVRSGMLCAGSELCVDACQGDSGGPLACECDGVSFLYGIISWGDGCGRSGKPGVYTLVPKYSDWINSVIKTSRKTSPKTSANRKTINICIGSQCRR, encoded by the exons ATGCCTGTGTTTTCTCCAGTTCTGACTCGTCGAGAGTTTCTTCTTCTGCTCCTCATATGTCTTGTTTTATTGCCCCTTTTGCAGTGTGCTGGATCG CGCAAGCAGGCACCTGGTATTGATATATATGTTTCCGGACAGTCCAACACTGTAACCCAGAAAG ttctCACAACAGATGGCAAAGAGTGCAAGTTTCCTTTTCGCTTTGGCGGAGTGATTTATCACCAGTGTATCTCTATGAACTCTCACAAGGCCTG GTGCTCTCTCACACATAACTTTGACCGTGACCAGAAGTGGGGATTCTGCAGTTCACAAGCACAACTCTTTAACG GATTTCTTCTTCCTCATCGCGGCTCGAGTCTCTGTCGGCAGAAGCCGTGTTTGAACGGTGGTGTTTGTGTGACAGCTGCTCATCTGAACTCGTTTGATTGTGTCTGTCCTGATGGATTCACTGGAGCTCTGTGTGAAAACA AGAAGTGCTACGAGCCGCTGCATCTGAAGTACTATGACATCGGAGACTCGTGGGGACGGATCTACCTGCGCTCTGTAGAGCTGTGCACGTGCCTCAGCGGAGGAGAGAGCTGCGAGCGTGCACGTTACACGG cGTGTTCGAGGAATCGCTGTGAAAATGACGGAGTCTGTAGGATGATTGAAGCCACTGGTGAAGAGGTGTGTGGATGTACATCAGGATATTCAGGACAATACTGTGACATCA ggCCAGGAGAGCAGTGTTACGGTGACTCAGGCTCTCAGTACCGCGGTGTGGTGAATGTGACGGTCTCGGGCTCGTCTTGTCTGCCGTGGAACTCAGATCTGCTGTTCTCGGAGCTGACGCTGGAGACGGTGGAGAGCGCCGCCCGCAGGGGGCTCGGGGAACACCCCTTCTGCAG GAATCCTGACGGAGATAAGCAGCCGTGGTGCTACACGATGACGGAGCGAGCCGTTTCCTGGGAGTACTGCGACATCAAGCCCTGCTCCAGAGCAGCGC TGGGCCGCAGACGTCCCGTCATCAGCGTGGCCCCGCGGCCCTCACGCAGTCCTGCCAGGACCCCGGCGTGTGGGAAGAGGCAGGAGAAGAGGGTCAGTCGAGGGCGAATCATGGGCGGGACGAGTGCACTGCCCGGGGCGCACCCCTGGATGGCAGCGCTGTACATCGCAGACGAGTTCTGTGCCGGGACGCTGGTGTCCTCCTGCTGGATCCTGTCGGCCGCTCACTGCTTCCTGCGCAA tccgtTAAAGTCACAGATTCGGGTTGTTCTCGGCCAGCACTTCTTTAATGACACCGGTCCCAACACCAGGACCTTCGCTGTTCAGGATTATATTTTAAACCCACGTTACACACAGTTTGAGCCGACCTTAAACGACATCG CTCTAGTGAAGCTGAAGAAGGCCGAGGGACGCTGCGCTCTGAAGACACCCTTCATCAGACCCATCTGTCTTCCGGGGAAGCACATGACGTTCCCCGATCACTCCTGCTGTAAGATCTCTGGCTGGGGTCACATGCACGAGA AGGCGAACTCGTACTCTCACCTGATGGAGGGAGTGGTGAAGATCATCCCGTTCGATCAGTGCTCGTCTCCAGACGTCTACGGGTCAGAGGTCAGGTCAGGGATGCTGTGTGCAGGAAGTGAGCTCTGTGTGGACGCCTGTCAG GGTGACTCGGGCGGTCCGTTAGCGTGCGAGTGTGACGGCGTGAGCTTCCTCTACGGGATCATCAGCTGGGGAGACGGATGCGGACGCTCGGGGAAGCCCGGCGTTTACACCCTCGTGCCCAAATATTCAGACTGGATCAACAGCGTCATCAAAACATCCAGAAAAACCTCCCCAAAAACTTCAGCCAATAGAAAGACGATAAACATCTGTATCGGGAGTCAATGCAGGAGATAA